From a single Drosophila sulfurigaster albostrigata strain 15112-1811.04 chromosome 3, ASM2355843v2, whole genome shotgun sequence genomic region:
- the LOC133844709 gene encoding uncharacterized protein LOC133844709, producing the protein MKCICLLLLVVAPAAWARVPLQPLPDVELPPLMEEEIYERGIYLDPLPEARASGCSVTIRGGMPKPEPVVLETDSENIYPFNDVGAIEVENGKTLQLWCPSGFTTHSDNVLTLTCESGTNFKIDGSTYAFKDLACKSWPTFKAVKSGATCNGGVVIRVGFQITTSRFAEQYSVCFNEEEEVTRYSRHVLSPGSNYYETGVDRITFTTGGFFDGKNVDKLYTQVTQLETINKDLGGDADKYFDSSANVYLARGHLAAKADFDYAPGQRSSFLFINAAPQWQVFNAGNWARVEDGLRAWVSKNKLNVNCYTGVYGVAKLPNKDGVETPLYLARDGNNNGLIPVPALYFRVVIEPSTHKGIVFVGVNNPHLTEEQIKRDYVICNDVSDQVTYISWKTTDIKAGWSYACEVADFLKTVKHLPALTAKNGLLV; encoded by the exons ATGAAGTGCATCTGTCTGCTATTGTTGGTTGTAGCTCCCGCTGCCTGGGCTCGTGTGCCCCTCCAGCCTCTGCCCGATGTGGAGCTGCCTCCACTCATGGAAGAGGAGATCTACGAGCGTGGCATCTACCTCGATCCTCTGCCAGAGGCCCGTGCTTCAG GCTGCTCTGTGACCATTCGTGGTGGCATGCCCAAGCCAGAGCCTGTGGTGCTTGAGACTGATTCGGAGAACATCTATCCCTTCAACGATGTCGGCGCCATTGAGGTGGAGAACGGCAAGACCTTGCAGCTGTGGTGTCCCAGCGGCTTTACCACACACTCCGACAACGTGTTGACCCTCACCTGCGAGAGTGGCACCAACTTCAAGATCGATGGAAGCACCTACGCGTTCAAGGATCTGGCCTGCAAATCGTGGCCCACCTTCAAGGCTGTCAAATCGGGTGCCACCTGCAATGGCGGTGTTGTGATTCGTGTTGGTTTCCAGATCACCACATCTCGCTTTGCCGAGCAGTATTCCGTCTGCTTcaacgaggaggaggaagtgACCCGTTACTCACGTCATGTACTCTCCCCTGGCAGCAACTACTATGAGACCGGTGTGGATCGTATTACCTTCACAACCGGCGGTTTCTTCGATGGCAAGAACGTGGATAAGTTGTACACTCAGGTCACACAGCTGGAGACGATCAACAAGGATCTGGGCGGTGATGCTGACAAGTATTTCGATTCGTCTGCCAATGTTTATCTGGCTCGCGGCCATCTCGCTGCCAAGGCTGACTTCGACTATGCTCCCGGCCAGCGATCCTCCTTCCTGTTCATCAATGCCGCTCCCCAATGGCAGGTCTTCAATGCCGGCAATTGGGCTCGTGTTGAGGATGGTCTCAGGGCCTGGGTGTCCAAGAACAAGTTGAATGTCAACTGCTACACTGGTGTCTATGGTGTGGCCAAGCTGCCCAACAAGGATGGCGTTGAGACTCCTCTGTACTTGGCTCgcgatggcaacaacaatggttTGATCCCAGTGCCCGCTTTGTATTTCCGCGTCGTCATTGAGCCCTCGACTCACAAGGGCATCGTTTTCGTTGGCGTCAACAATCCCCATTTGACTGAGGAGCAAATCAAGCGCGACTATGTGATCTGCAATGATGTGAGCGACCAGGTCACCTACATCAGCTGGAAGACGACTGACATCAAGGCTGGCTGGTCTTATGCCTGCGAGGTCGCCGACTTCCTCAAGACTGTGAAGCACTTGCCTGCTCTGACTGCTAAGAATGGTCTGCTTGTCTAA
- the LOC133844007 gene encoding uncharacterized protein LOC133844007 gives MWSPVAIVLLCLAASCQARLLPQDAELLWSADMIELPQELELFESRASGCSIKIRSTEMKNPQPLLIKPGTSEFYPFSASGYVDVEHDKTIEFHCTSALASPLSGKYVTAKCVGGTRFKVGDKEHEIEDFKCTSWPAFVGKKSGSSCNGGTTLINVGFELSGSRFAKQYDVCFNENEEVTRYVYHTLDSGSNYYATGVDRINFAPGGYFDGKNVDKLYTQVTQKETIDKALGIDSSRYFDSAKNVFLARGHMGAKADFVYPPEQRATFLFINAAPQWQTFNAGNWARVEDGVRDWVSKNKKYVECWTGVWGVTTLPNKDGHQTGLYLAYDHNGNGLIPVPKLYFRVVIEPNTRKGIVFVGVNNPHLSLDEIKRDYILCDDVSDRINWISWKKTDITAGYSYACEVNEFRKKVSHLPNFSVSGLLV, from the exons ATGTGGAGTCCAGTTGCCATTGTCCTCCTCTGCTTGGCGGCCAGCTGCCAGGCACGTCTGCTGCCCCAAGATGCTGAGCTGCTCTGGTCAGCCGATATGATCGAGTTGCCACAGGAGCTGGAGCTTTTTGAATCCCGCGCTT CTGGCTGCTCCATTAAGATACGCAGCACTGAGATGAAGAACCCACAGCCTTTGCTGATTAAGCCCGGCACTTCGGAGTTTTATCCCTTCTCGGCCAGCGGCTATGTGGATGTGGAGCACGACAAGACCATTGAGTTCCATTGCACCTCGGCACTCGCCTCGCCGCTGTCGGGCAAATATGTCACAGCCAAGTGCGTCGGTGGAACCCGCTTCAAGGTGGGCGACAAGGAGCACGAGATCGAGGACTTCAAGTGCACCTCGTGGCCAGCATTCGTGGGCAAGAAGTCCGGCTCCAGCTGCAACGGTGGCACCACCTTGATCAATGTGGGCTTCGAGCTGAGCGGCTCGCGTTTCGCCAAACAATACGATGTGTGCTTCAATGAGAACGAGGAGGTCACTCGTTATGTCTACCACACACTGGATTCGGGCAGCAATTACTATGCCACTGGCGTGGATCGCATCAACTTTGCTCCTGGTGGCTACTTTGACGGCAAGAATGTGGACAAGCTGTACACACAGGTCACCCAAAAGGAGACCATCGACAAGGCCTTGGGCATTGACTCGTCCCGCTACTTTGACTCGGCCAAGAATGTGTTCCTCGCTCGTGGTCACATGGGTGCCAAGGCTGACTTTGTGTATCCACCCGAGCAGCGTGCCACTTTCCTGTTCATCAATGCCGCTCCCCAATGGCAGACCTTCAATGCCGGCAATTGGGCGCGTGTCGAGGATGGCGTCAGGGACTGGGTGTCGAAGAACAAGAAGTATGTGGAATGCTGGACCGGTGTCTGGGGTGTCACAACCTTGCCCAACAAGGATGGCCACCAGACGGGTCTCTATTTGGCCTACGATCACAATGGCAATGGCTTGATCCCGGTGCCCAAGTTGTACTTCCGTGTGGTCATCGAACCCAACACTAGGAAGGGCATTGTCTTTGTCGGTGTCAACAATCCCCATTTGAGTCTCGACGAGATCAAGCGTGACTACATTCTGTGCGACGATGTCAGCGACCGAATCAACTGGATCAGCTGGAAGAAGACCGACATCACCGCCGGCTACTCTTATGCCTGCGAGGTCAACGAGTTCCGCAAGAAGGTCAGCCACCTGCCCAACTTCTCCGTCAGCGGTCTGCTGGTTTAA
- the LOC133844712 gene encoding gametocyte-specific factor 1 homolog, which yields MSDMDPNDMVYCPYDKAHKMLRKKLQQHIIKCREYFKDEIELMVCPFNKAHLIPEPEFFQHTKTCDDRKIIAHYQHNAPAELVEDTKHEKIETEENWDDDDVPDYDPEAYASNANVLRSAKGIFPAQRKAFVKEERKRLLEEQSDDDTANDNINLPQAMPIPTRITTSASSRSAPYKLSNRQR from the exons ATGTCTGATATGGATCCAAACGATATGGTGTATTGTCCCTACGACAAAGCCCATAAAATGCTGCGCAAAAAACTGCAGCAACACATTATCAAATGCCgcgaatattttaaagatgaGATCGAACTAATGGTGTGTCCCTTTAACAAGGCGCATTTAATACCCGAACCAGAATTTTTT caacacacaaaaacttgCGACGATCGCAAAATTATTGCGCACTATCAGCACAATGCGCCCGCCGAACTCGTTGAAGACACGAAGCATGAGAAAATCGAAACTGAAGAGAATTGGGACGACGATGATGTGCCCGACTACGATCCTGAAGCATACGCTTCCAATGCAAATGTGCTCCGGTCAGCAAAGGGAATATTTCCAGCTCAGCGCAAAGCTTTTGTAAAAGAGGAGCGTAAACGATTATTGGAAGAGCAAAGCGATGATGATACTGCCAACgacaatataaatttacctCAAGCAATGCCAATTCCCACAAGAATCACAACATCAGCATCGAGTCGATCAGCACCATACAAGCTTTCAAATCGACAGCGCTAA
- the LOC133844711 gene encoding corepressor interacting with RBPJ 1: protein MGKGFNNYMCKKFFHPASRDNLKRVWMAEQQAEAYKKKQEELRTQYEKEQNLHENKAMLSKDSKDKLSVNFMYEPPPGVRKEREKDDNEPEYKFEWQRKYNAPRESYCKGDTEIRDQPFGIQVRNVRCLKCHKWGHINTDKECTMYSISMSEARKLHSESEANDIMSKNVLEEQMKEDGLMMKKSAQELQSIKDVQQRHQLVPSDEEDEEATHAARQQNPELLFLKSLSKKQKLKLLKKLEKIERMKRKGEKKSSKPNKKKTKKRDSKDVKKKKSKRSTESRSDTSSSSSSSSSSDSENEASNRQKTNRERSRSRSHQRENRISRRNDSKAAEDTHKRSRDNHRSNGHRDRSRSHHREERRSRERRQRSRSPDNRRDRERRERDRR from the exons ATGGGCAAGGGTTTCAACAACTACATGTGTAAGAAATTCTTCCACCCTGCGTCCAGAGACAACCTGAAGCGG GTATGGATGGCCGAGCAGCAAGCGGAGGCGTACAAAAAGAAGCAGGAGGAGCTGCGCACACAGTACGAAAAGGAACAGAATCTGCACGAGAACAAGGCAATGCTCAGCAAGGATAGCAAGGACAAGTTGAGCGTCAATTTTATGTACGAACCGCCGCCAGGCGTTCGCAAGGAGCGTGAAAAGGACGACAACGAACCGGAGTACAAATTCGAATGGCAGCGCAAGTACAATGCACCCCGTGAATCCTATTGCAAAGGCGACACGGAGATCCGAGATCAACCCTTTGGCATCCAAGTGCGCAATGTGCGTTGTCTTAAGTGCCACAAGTGGGGACATATCAACACGGACAAGGAGTGTACCATGTACAGCATATCGATGAGCGAGGCACGTAAACTACACTCGGAATCAGAGGCCAACGATATTATGTCGAAGAATGTGCTCGAAGAGCAAATGAAAGAGGACGGATTGATGATGAAAAAGTCTGCTCAGGAACTGCAGAGTATCAAAGACGTGCAGCAGCGGCATCAGCTGGTGCCCAGCGATGAGGAAGACGAGGAGGCAACACATGCGGCCCGTCAACAGAATCCTGAATTGCTGTTTCTCAAGTCACTGAGTAAGAAGCAGAAACTGAAGCTGCTGAAGAAACTGGAGAAGATTGAGCGCATGAAACGCAAGGGCGAGAAAAAGTCCTCgaaaccaaataaaaagaagaccAAAAAGAGGGACAGTAAGGACgtcaaaaagaagaaaagcaaaagatcTACAGAGAGCAGAAGCGATACCTCCtcttcttcatcatcgtcCTCATCTTCTGACTCCGAGAACGAAGCGTCCAATCGTCAAAAAACCAATCGAGAGAGATCTCGCTCCCGCAGCCACCAGAGAGAAAATCGTATCAGCCGACGCAATGACTCGAAGGCCGCTGAGGATACCCACAAACGTAGCAGGGACAACCATCGCAGCAATGGACATCGTGACAGATCACGCAGTCATCACAGAGAGGAGCGACGTTCCCGAGAAAGACGTCAGCGTTCCCGCAGTCCAGATAATCGTCGGGACCGAGAGCGTCGGGAGCGCGATAGGCGCTAG
- the LOC133844708 gene encoding COP9 signalosome complex subunit 1b, whose protein sequence is MPVLPMPPLLQNAVEPMQVDAPPNEDNENNEELQIVVENPTIDLEVYANQYTGIARLDRLIYVADVCPLFALEALKMAITYVQSTYNVKVYQMLHKRLSDLQAANGAGNAAAAAAGAVGGEQAAAAAAAAAAVAVAALPDIAAQPAAAAAAAAQGNSAGGEKDAFAYDAVWVDTKVKKAALKLEKLDSDLKNYKSNSIKESIRRGHDDLADHYLSCGDLTNALKCYSRARDYCTSGKHVVNMCLNVIKVSIYLKNWAHVMSYISKAESTPDFSEGSKEANAQVHTRLECAAGLAELQQKKYKAAAKHFLSANFDHCDFPEMISTSNVAVYGGLCALATFDRQELKRLVIASTSFKLFLELEPQLRDIIFKFYESKYANCLTLLDEIRDNLLVDMYIAPHVSTLYTKIRNRALIQYFSPYMSADMHKMAIAFNSTVGDLENEVMQLILDGQIQARIDSHNKILYAKEADQRNSTFERALLMGKQYQRHTRMLILRAAMLKSHIHVKSVSRDTGSNHGAELCVSAGSSTTTPLARI, encoded by the exons ATGCCAGTGCTGCCCATGCCGCCGCTTTTGCAG AATGCCGTCGAGCCAATGCAAGTTGATGCGCCACCAAACGAAGACAATGAAAACAATGAGGAGCTTCAAATTGTGGTGGAGAATCCCACCATAGACTTGGAAGTGTATGCTAATCAATACACGGGTATTGCTCGTCTCGATCGTTTGATTTACGTTGCCGACGTGTGTCCACTGTTCGCCCTGGAAGCACTTAAAATGGCCATCACCTATGTTCAGTCCACATACAACGTTAAAGTCTATCAAATGCTGCATAAGCGACTCAGCGATTTGCAGGCAGCCAATGGCGCCggcaacgctgctgctgcagctgcaggagCCGTTGGAGGTGAACAggcagccgctgccgccgcagcagcagctgctgttgcagttgccgctCTGCCGGATATTGCTGCTCAACcggctgctgccgctgctgctgcggctcaGGGCAATAGTGCTGGTGGCGAGAAGGATGCCTTTGCCTACGACGCCGTCTGGGTGGACACAAAGGTGAAGAAGGCCGCACTCAAACTGGAGAAACTCGATTCTGATCTAAAGAACTATAAATCGAATTCGATAAAGGAGAGCATTCGACGTGGTCACGATGATTTGGCTGATCACTACTTGAGCTGTGGTGATTTAACCAATGCCCTGAAGTGTTATTCACGTGCTCGCGATTATTGCACAAGTGGCAAGCATGTGGTCAATATGTGTCTGAATGTCATCAAAGTGTCCATCTACTTAAAGAACTGGGCGCATGTGATGAGCTACATCTCCAAGGCGGAGAGCACACCCGACTTTTCCGAAGGCTCGAAGGAGGCCAATGCCCAGGTGCACACTAGACTGGAGTGCGCCGCCGGTTTGGCGGAATTacagcaaaagaaatacaaagcGGCAGCCAAGCATTTTTTGTCTGCCAATTTTGATCATTGCGATTTCCCCGAAATGATCTCCACCAGCAACGTGGCCGTCTATGGCGGCCTCTGTGCTTTGGCCACGTTTGATCGACAGGAACTGAAACGTTTGGTCATTGCATCCACATCGTTCAAGCTGTTTTTGGAGCTGGAACCACAGTTGCGTGACATTATCTTCAAGTTCTACGAAAGCAAATATGCCAATTGCCTCACACTGCTGGACGAGATTCGCGACAATCTGCTGGTGGACATGTACATAGCTCCACACGTCAGCACACTCTACACCAAGATACGCAATCGTGCGCTCATCCAATACTTTAGTCCTTATATGTCGGCGGATATGCACAAAATGGCCATCGCCTTCAATTCAACGGTGGGCGATTTGGAAAACGAGGTGATGCAACTGATACTGGATGGACAGATTCAAGCGCGCATCGACTCGCACAACAAGATACTCTACGCCAAGGAGGCGGATCAGCGCAACAGCACGTTCGAGCGTGCCCTGTTGATGGGCAAACAGTATCAACGCCACACACGTATGCTAATCCTGCGAGCCGCCATGCTCAAGAGTCACATACACGTGAAGAGCGTTTCGCGCGACACCGGCAGCAATCATGGCGCGGAGCTCTGTGTGTCCGCCGgctccagcaccaccacgcCTCTGGCTCGCATTTAA
- the LOC133844706 gene encoding pre-mRNA-processing factor 6, with product MSNITAAVIANRNKKHFLGVPAPLGYVAGVGRGATGFTTRSDIGPARDANDVSDDRHAPPATKRKKKDEEEEEDEDLNDSNYDEFSGYSGSLFSKDPYDKDDEEADAIYDSIEKRMDEKRKEYRDRRLREDLERYRQERPKIQQQFSDLKRSLATVTSEEWSTIPEVGDSRNRKQRNPRAEKFTPLPDSVLSRNLGGETTSSLDASSGLASMVPGVATPGMLTPTGDLDLRKIGQARNTLMNVKLSQVSDSVTGQTVVDPKGYLTDLQSMIPTYGGDINDIKKARLLLKSVRETNPNHPPAWIASARLEEVTGKVQMARNLIMRGCEINPQSEDLWLEAARLQPPDTAKAVIAQAARHIPTSVRIWIKAADLETETKAKRRVFRKALEHIPNSVRLWKAAVELENPDDARILLSRAVECCNTSVELWLALARLETYENARKVLNKARENIPTDRQIWTTAAKLEEANGNIHMVEKIVDRSLTSLTANGVEINRDHWFQEAIEAEKSGAVNCCQAIVKAVIGIGVEEEDRKQTWIDDAEFCAKENAFECARAVYAHALQMFPSKKSIWLRAAYFEKNHGTRESLEALLQRAVAHCPKSEILWLMGAKSKWMAGDVPAARGILSLAFQANPNSEDIWLAAVKLESENSEYERARRLLAKARGSAPTPRVMMKSARLEWALERFDEALRLLAEAVEVFPEFPKLWMMKGQIEEQQRRTEDAAATYTLALKKCPTSIPLWILSANLEERKGVLTKARSILERGRLRNPKVAVLWLEAIRVELRAGLKEIASTMMARALQECPNAGELWAEAIFMETKPQRKTKSVDALKKCEHDPHVLLAVSKLFWSEHKFSKCRDWFNRTVKIDPDLGDAWAYFYKFELLHGTEQQQQEVLERCIAAEPTHGESWCSVSKSIRNWQFKAPDVLRAVVQQLSIPI from the exons atGTCAAACATCACAGCTGCGGTGATTGCCAACCGCAATAAGAAGCATTTCCTAGGAGTGCCGGCGCCGCTTGGCTATGTTGCCGGCGTGGGTCGAGG TGCCACTGGCTTTACCACACGATCGGATATTGGTCCAGCGCGTGATGCCAACGATGTGTCCGATGATCGCCATGCACCGCCTGCCACCAAGCGTAAGAAAAAAgacgaagaggaagaggaggatgAAGACTTGAACGACTCGAATTACGATGAGTTTAGCGGTTATAGTGGCTCACTGTTCTCTAAGGATCCCTACGATAAGGATGACGAGGAGGCGGATGCCATCTATGATTCCATAGAGAAACGCATGGACGAGAAACGAAAAGAGTATCGCGATCGACGGTTACGCGAGGACTTGGAACGTTATCGGCAGGAGCGTCCCAAGATTCAGCAGCAGTTTAGCGATCTGAAGCGTTCGCTGGCCACGGTCACCTCCGAGGAATGGTCTACCATACCCGAGGTGGGCGACAGTCGCAACCGCAAGCAGCGAAATCCTCGTGCCGAGAAATTTACACCATTGCCCGATAGTGTGCTATCCCGGAATCTGGGCGGCGAGACGACATCCTCATTGGATGCCAGCTCTGGCTTGGCTTCTATGGTGCCTGGCGTGGCAACTCCTGGCATGTTGACGCCCACTGGGGATTTGGATTTGCGTAAAATTGGACAGGCACGTAATACGCTAATGAATGTGAAGCTATCACAGGTATCGGACTCGGTGACGGGTCAGACAGTGGTCGATCCCAAGGGTTATCTAACGGATCTGCAGAGCATGATACCCACTTATGGTGGCGACATTAATGACATCAAGAAGGCGCGGCTGCTGCTTAAGAGTGTGCGCGAGACGAATCCCAATCATCCGCCAGCTTGGATTGCCTCAGCACGTCTGGAAGAAGTTACCGGCAAGGTGCAAATGGCACGAAATCTGATAATGCGCGGCTGTGAGATCAATCCGCAGTCGGAGGATCTTTGGCTTGAGGCAGCGCGTCTCCAGCCGCCCGACACTGCGAAAGCTGTCATTGCACAAGCGGCGCGCCACATTCCAACGTCGGTGCGCATTTGGATAAAGGCTGCTGATCTGGAAACGGAAACCAAGGCAAAGAGACGCGTTTTTCGCAAGGCTCTTGAACACATACCCAACTCGGTGCGTCTTTGGAAGGCGGCTGTGGAGCTGGAGAATCCGGATGATGCGCGTATTTTGCTATCACGTGCTGTAGAATGCTGCAATACGAGTGTGGAACTGTGGCTGGCCTTGGCACGCCTGGAGACCTATGAAAATGCGCGTAAGGTGCTGAATAAGGCACGTGAGAATATACCAACAGATCGACAGATTtggacaacagcagccaagcTGGAAGAGGCCAATGGCAACATTCACATGGTGGAGAAGATTGTTGATCGTTCGCTGACATCACTGACTGCAAATGGTGTGGAAATCAATCGAGATCATTGGTTCCAGGAGGCCATCGAAGCGGAAAAATCGGGCGCTGTTAATTGTTGTCAGGCAATTGTAAAAGCTGTCATTGGCATTGGTGTCGAGGAGGAGGATCGGAAGCAGACTTGGATCGATGATGCCGAATTT TGCGCAAAGGAGAATGCTTTTGAGTGCGCCCGAGCAGTTTACGCCCATGCACTGCAGATGTTTCCCTCGAAGAAGAGCATTTGGCTGCGTGCTGCCTACTTTGAGAAGAACCACGGTACGCGCGAATCTCTGGAGGCTCTGCTGCAACGTGCTGTGGCCCATTGTCCCAAGTCGGAGATACTTTGGCTGATGGGCGCCAAGTCCAAGTGGATGGCTGGCGATGTGCCCGCAGCCCGAGGCATTCTCTCGCTAGCTTTTCAGGCGAATCCCAATTCCGAGGATATTTGGTTGGCTGCAGTCAAACTGGAGTCGGAGAATTCAGAGTATGAGCGCGCTCGACGTCTGTTGGCCAAGGCACGTGGCTCGGCACCAACACCGCGTGTCATGATGAAGTCAGCGCGTCTCGAATGGGCGCTGGAACGTTTCGATGAGGCGCTGCGTCTGCTGGCCGAGGCAGTCGAGGTATTCCCTGAATTCCCAAAACTGTGGATGATGAAGGGGCAGATTGAGGAGCAGCAGCGACGTACAGAAGATGCGGCCGCGACATACACATTGGCACTGAAAAAGTGTCCCACTTCCATACCGCTGTGGATTCTGTCTGCCAATCTGGAGGAGCGCAAAGGTGTGTTGACCAAGGCACGTTCGATATTGGAGCGTGGACGACTACGCAATCCAAAAGTAGCCGTGCTCTGGTTGGAGGCAATACGTGTGGAGTTGCGTGCCGGACTCAAGGAGATTGCCAGCACAATGATGGCGCGTGCGCTACAAGAGTGTCCCAATGCTGGGGAGCTGTGGGCAGAGGCGATATTCATGGAGACAAAGCCGCAGCGCAAGACAAAGTCTGTGGATGCGCTCAAGAAGTGCGAGCACGATCCGCACGTGCTGTTGGCCGTCTCCAAGCTGTTCTGGTCGGAGCACAAGTTCTCTAAATGCCGAGACTGGTTTAATCGCACG GTAAAAATCGATCCGGATTTGGGCGATGCTTGGGCGTATTTCTACAAATTTGAGTTGCTGCATGGCAcggaacaacagcaacaggaggTTCTGGAGCGTTGCATTGCCGCCGAACCCACGCACGGCGAATCGTGGTGCAGTGTGAGCAAGAGCATACGAAATTGGCAGTTCAAAGCTCCCGATGTGCTGCGTGCAGTGGTCCAGCAGCTATCCATACCCATCTAA
- the LOC133844707 gene encoding uncharacterized protein LOC133844707, which yields MNSLIFPGRLLCLLTAATTATAATSMSVHVSPAAAGAIPRGQQEPERQTREVKGDSWGNQLPEMLVAYYRQHGVHSLLLVVCHADIAAIHLQLLVQHFAAHSFYVQVITERCLNDLRHADNETDTPEAPPPRSFPDVDNATHWQLSFKLPALANKLGILLLQFTSPCALNLLRWSAATEHNYFTTNRYWLLLSQHLPDVELLEDAEIFIPPDSELKVLWYNDTEHFTASLLDVYKVAAWKPLKRRIVGQNLRNARHVVHALQHYGSAITYRQNLEGIVFNTAIVIAFPDLFIDIEDMSLRHIDTISKVNHRLMLELANRLNMNYNTYQTVNYGWRQPNGSFDGLMGRFQRYELDFAQLAIFMRLDRIALVDFVAETYRVRAGIMFRQPPLSAVANIFSMPFQLDVWISILMLLIITIVVMMLEMIFSPHTHPMSYLDSLNFAWGAMCQQGFYVDVRNRSGRIIVFTTFVAAVFLFTSFSANIVALLQSPSDAIRSLGDLGQSPLEIGVQDTQYNKIYFTESTDPVTKSLYHKKIAIKGDHVYMRPTTGMEKMRTGLFAYQVELQAGYQIVSDTFSEPEKCGLMELEPFQLPMLAIPTRKNFPYKELFRRQLRWQREVSLVNREDRKWIPQKPKCESGVGGFVSIGLTECRYAFGIFACGAGLSFLLFLTEFVCKHSKAIFRIIQGYTMHR from the exons ATGAACTCGTTAATATTCCCAGGACGGCTACTCTGCCTGCTGACAGCCGCGACAACAGCGACGGCAGCGACATCAATGTCAGTCCACGTGTCACCAGCAGCTGCCGGGGCAATCCCCCGCGGACAGCAAGAACCGGAGCGGCAAACGCGCGAGGTCAAAGGCGATTCATGGGGCAATCAGTTGCCGGAAATGCTAGTCGCTTACTATCGCCAGCATGGCGTGCACAGTCTGCTGCTCGTTGTTTGTCACGCGGACATTG CTGCCATACATTTGCAATTGCTGGTGCAACACTTTGCCGCACACAGTTTCTATGTGCAGGTCATCACGGAGCGCTGTTTGAACGATCTGCGTCATGCCGACAATGAGACGGACACGCCAGAGGCGCCACCACCACGCAGCTTTCCGGACGTCGACAATGCAACGCACTGGCAGCTGTCATTCAAGCTGCCCGCATTGGCCAACAAACTGGGCatcctgctgctgcagttcaCCAGTCCCTGTGCCCTGAATCTGTTACGCTGGTCCGCTGCCACCGAGCATAATTACTTTACGACGAACCGTTATTGGTTGCTGCTCTCACAGCATCTGCCGGATGTCGAGCTGCTCGAGGACGCTGAGATCTTTATACCACCCGACAGCGAACTGAAGGTTCTTTGGTATAACGACACGGAACACTTTACGGCCAGCCTGCTGGACGTCTACAAAGTTGCTGCCTGGAAGCCCTTGAAGCGTCGCATCGTTGGACAAAACCTCCGCAATGCTCGACATGTTGTTCATGCTTTGCAGCATTATGGCTCGGCGATTACGTATCGACAGAATCTGGAAGGCATTGTCTTCAACACGGCCATAGTGATTGCCTTTCCCGATCTGTTCATCGACATCGAGGACATGTCACTGCGACACATTGATACGATATCCAAAGTCAATCATCGCCTAATGCTGGAGCTGGCCAATCGCTTGAACATGAA CTATAATACTTACCAGACTGTGAATTATGGCTGGCGTCAACCAAATGGCTCCTTCGATGGCTTGATGGGTCGCTTTCAGCGCTATGAACTTGACTTTGCCCAATTGGCGATCTTCATGCGCTTGGATCGCATAGCTTTGGTCGACTTCGTAGCCGAGACTTATCGCGTGAGAGCAGGAATTATGTTTCGGCAGCCGCCACTGTCCGCCGTGGCGAATATCTTCTCGATGCCTTTTCAACTGGATGTCTGGATATCCATATTGATGCTGTTGATCATAACCATTGTGGTGATGATGTTGGAAATGATCTTCTCACCGCACACGCATCCCATGTCCTATTTAGACTCACTCAACTTTGCCTGGGGTGCCATGTGCCAGCAGGGATTCTATGTGGATGTGAGAAATCGTTCGGGACGCATCATCGTATTCACCACATTTGTGGCAGCCGTATTTCTCTTCACCTCCTTCTCGGCCAATATTGTGGCATTGCTGCAGAGTCCCTCCGATGCGATTCGATCGCTGGGGGATCTAGGACAATCACCGCTAGAAATTGGCGTACAGGATACGCAATACAATAAGATATATTTTACCGAGTCCACCGATCCGGTGACTAAGAGTTTGtaccacaaaaaaattgcCATCAAAGGCGATCACGTTTATATGCGTCCCACCACGGGGATGGAGAAGATGCGCACTGGACTCTTTGCCTATCAGGTGGAGTTGCAGGCGGGTTATCAAATAGTCAGCGATACGTTCAGTGAACCGGAAAAGTGTGGTCTCATGGAGTTGGAACCGTTTCAGCTGCCCATGCTGGCGATACCAACGCGCAAGAACTTTCCCTACAAAGAGCTCTTCCGCAGACA ACTTCGTTGGCAACGCGAGGTGAGTCTAGTAAATCGTGAAGATCGCAAGTGGATACCACAGAAGCCCAAATGTGAGAGTGGAGTTGGAGGATTCGTATCCATCGGTCTCACCGAATGTCGCTACGCATTCGGCATCTTTGCCTGCGGCGCAGGTCTCAGCTTTCTACTGTTCCTTACGGAATTCGTCTGCAAGCACAGCAAAGCCATCTTTCGTATTATTCAGGGCTACACAATGCATCGCTAG